CACGAAAGAGCGGCGATCAACTTGGGATTCCAATTCAATTGTCGAAACACTAGAAAATCACATCTTCACTTAGATGCCCTTTCGTGCATTGACAACTAGACGAGTGTACGCAACGATACTGCTTCGTTAGAATCATTGTATCGTCCCCCACTTGATACGTGCAAAAGAAACAATGATCATATGTCCTGTTTTGTACAAACCACAAAACATCATTGTTAACCGCAACATTTTGGCACCTCAGAACATCCATTTCGAGAACAAGAAAGCTCGGAATAAGCTATAATAACCATCATTATTACACTAAAATTTCCATTTCAACTTCAAAATCTTCATATTCCATAAACAAACTTTATCAATAACTACCTTTACAAATGTTTGGATATCTTAATGAAAGAACTTAACTTAGATTCTTAGGTTTTAATACACCAATGCATGCCATTTAACTTACTAATTCTAAGATCTAAAAGGAAGACACTTCAATATGAAACCCAATGTACTAATTGAGCTCAAATCACTAAAACCAAACAAAACCCATCTCAATTCTTCACTATATTCTCCAAAATCCACAActtaaattaaaggaaaaaaaaacacccattaaaagcaaaaatgtaaaaagaaaaaaaaaagcaagatCAAAGGCAAAGCTCTTTCTCTCACTTTTAAATTGAACGAAGCTCCTCTTTAATATAGACCAAAAtctgcaaaaaaaaagaaaaagaaaaagaaaagaaattagggTTTTCAGCATGTACTAAAAAAACCAACACAAAAAATTGAATCAATAAAcaagatttttttgaaaagaaaaattacttgAGAAATTCAGTATGGGTTTCAATCAATGATTGAAAAAAAgggtttaatataaaattaaaagaaaaaaaaagtagtttCCCAAAGAAATCAAATTGCAACGAAAGGGAAATGAAGAGGAAGCAAAAAGAAGGGCTGCTTTTAGTGTTGAATATAGGAGAAAGAACCGAAAGGGAAGATACTTAAAGATGTTTTCAGAAAATTTAATCATACAATTAACATATTCTTCCATGCATCAACGACCAATTAAATCAGCCCACGTACAATCTattgaaatgtaaaatatttttagctgAACTGCTTTTTATTACGTGGCATTGAATCATTGGAGGTGACTTAAGGGATGGAAAATTATAGTGTTCCgagattttagttttttacaGTTAGTTGTCGGGACCTAAAGCAGTAAAATGACAAAGTAATTATCTGTTCCACATAAAAAGATTCTAAAGCCCTCACGTTTGGCCACGTGGCGAAATGGATTTTTTGGGAATTTAGTTGATTATTTTAGCTTCGGTGGCACCTTCTCATTGGCTGTTCCATTTCTCCATTGTCTCAACCTCAAGAGCTagtttatttcttattttattgattttttcttaatttattttataaaacatacaCAATTAAATGCCATCAGTTCTCATACTATTCgtgaatttagaatttaatccatgtagtattatttttaaattttagtctatatattttttaaatttcaaaattaagatttattaacattattaaaattattttattaaatatagatTCACTGtaacctattttttaaaatatgtaaaaaaattcattagATTCGAGGACATAGTTAGAGGGAAGCAAACAGGGCTTTGGTTAGACTggaacattttcttttaatccttTCCATAagttaaaacttgaaaaaaatttctgttaaccttttattaaatagaataattacattttagactgtgaaaattaaaactttttaacataatttttttagtattattttctccaaaattttataattttatctctacttttttacaaaaattttgactttgagtattattttatttacttatgataCACATCATATAACTCCACGATAATAACATGTAAAGATCAATATACACAAGATGAACCATTTCCAAAGATGGTAAAAATCAGACCAAAGCTCCATAACCAATTTACTCTCTTAATATCATACTATAAATCGATTGTTTAAGATCATCCTTAGCTCACCAACTGGCAACATTCGATAATGGTTTGGAGTCTTGAAGGGAGATCGCAGTTTCGAATGCACCAACTATGGTCATAACTTTATTTTTCCGGGTTTCGACAAGTTTATTCACGGTTTCTTTGATCACATTATTGAATAAACTCTTTCCATCTATCTTCCCCTGCACAGATTTGTGTCTTGAAACAATGTCATTTGTGTCACCATCGGTTTCTCTTCCTTGACCGGACTTGAGACGCAACGGACCATTATTGCTCGAATTGTCCGCCGCTTCCGTATTTACGGTTTTATCTTCACCGTATTCAGGGACAGAGTCATGATCAACTTTGGTCACAGCATATCCGGATTCATCTACAATAGGTGGAGACAATTCAGCAGCACAATTTTCGTTTTTATCGGATTCCAACATCATATTTTCTGTCTCCAACTTGATAACATACAAGGTTTTCTCCTGGAGCGTGTCGTGTTCATCGAGAAGTTGCTCGGTTTCGCCATTTTCGACCTTGTTCCGATCCTTCTGCTTAGGTACAACTTTCAAATTCCTGTACTTTCTTGTAGTAAGGCTCGTAGCTCCCGCTGTAGAAGCTTTTTGTGATGCTGCAAGTTCCTTTATTACATTCCTTTTTCCCGTCTTCATATCATCGATTCCACTCTTTCTTTCGGCCTGATTTTTCGGTTTCAAACAAGTAATAGAACGTTTATAACAACTTCTCTCATTAGCTTTTGATGGAACTTTCTTCGAAGGTAATGATCTGTCCTGTTTCACGACTTTACCGGCATCGAACACGTCGGGTTTCAACTTTGGTGAagatttaagctttgtcatagATGTCTTTTTATCCTCAAAGTTAACAACATCAGTGATATCAATGGAATGCCTTCTAGAATTAGGGGGATATTTGGCCTTAACCTTTTCCATTGATGCCTTTTCTTTCATCGAACAACTTTTTTACACCGAACTGCTTCCACTCGGTGAGTTGGTCGACGTTTCCGGCTTGACGATCTTTTTCTTGGGTGGCAACTCTAAGTTCTCAAACAAATTTGGTTCATCGAATGCCTTTTTTGTGATCCTTTTTGGAAAGGGAAGTTTAGGCGCCTTCTCTTCGGATTCATGTTTCTTCTCCGGTTTGCAGATATCATGACAACAA
The window above is part of the Gossypium raimondii isolate GPD5lz chromosome 9, ASM2569854v1, whole genome shotgun sequence genome. Proteins encoded here:
- the LOC105797806 gene encoding uncharacterized protein LOC105797806, which produces MAAESVGSSMTPEIPGINGGDSRRSSLSCAANNKERTRSLYRRASTGCCHDICKPEKKHESEEKAPKLPFPKRITKKAFDEPNLFENLELPPKKKIVKPETSTNSPSGKEKASMEKVKAKYPPNSRRHSIDITDVVNFEDKKTSMTKLKSSPKLKPDVFDAGKVVKQDRSLPSKKVPSKANERSCYKRSITCLKPKNQAERKSGIDDMKTGKRNVIKELAASQKASTAGATSLTTRKYRNLKVVPKQKDRNKVENGETEQLLDEHDTLQEKTLYVIKLETENMMLESDKNENCAAELSPPIVDESGYAVTKVDHDSVPEYGEDKTVNTEAADNSSNNGPLRLKSGQGRETDGDTNDIVSRHKSVQGKIDGKSLFNNVIKETVNKLVETRKNKVMTIVGAFETAISLQDSKPLSNVASW